One region of Niallia sp. Man26 genomic DNA includes:
- the accB gene encoding acetyl-CoA carboxylase biotin carboxyl carrier protein — translation MLKIEEIKDLINLINDSNISDFVYENEGAKVEIKKNRPEVQAVAAVSAPAPVPQVQAVQPQAVQAAPEAKQADVAAENLHKVTSPMVGTFYQSATPDAAAYVSVGDKVSKDTVVCIVEAMKLFNEITAEVEGEIVEILVKDGELVEYGEPLFLVKAL, via the coding sequence ATGTTGAAAATAGAAGAAATTAAGGATTTAATCAACCTAATCAATGATTCAAACATCAGCGACTTTGTATATGAGAACGAAGGAGCAAAGGTAGAAATCAAAAAAAATCGCCCTGAAGTGCAAGCAGTAGCAGCTGTAAGTGCACCAGCACCAGTACCTCAAGTTCAAGCAGTTCAGCCTCAAGCTGTGCAAGCTGCTCCAGAAGCTAAGCAAGCAGATGTAGCAGCAGAGAACCTACATAAGGTAACTTCTCCGATGGTAGGGACATTTTATCAATCAGCAACACCAGATGCTGCTGCATATGTTTCAGTTGGAGATAAAGTGTCAAAAGATACAGTAGTATGTATTGTGGAAGCAATGAAGCTATTCAATGAAATCACGGCTGAGGTTGAAGGGGAAATTGTCGAGATTCTTGTTAAAGACGGCGAGCTAGTAGAATATGGTGAACCTTTATTCTTAGTGAAGGCACTGTAA
- a CDS encoding SpoIIIAH-like family protein yields the protein MLLKKQTVWLLTMLSLVVVLTVYYTTSPEQTNEFAATESKQSEDTAKENAAGTENAEQSAETKGAEDGSSVSTVASDEVFEEMRLQLDEQRSKEEEQLTETISEAKTAEEKSAAQDKIDEIRTLSDNEKMVETLIKAENYEDVLVRTVDGKVNVTVKAEELSAEAANDIVQLVRENLNQPNAFVAVTFDPK from the coding sequence ATGTTATTGAAAAAACAAACTGTATGGTTATTGACAATGTTAAGCTTAGTGGTTGTATTGACTGTGTACTACACAACATCACCAGAACAGACAAATGAATTTGCTGCTACAGAAAGTAAGCAATCAGAAGATACAGCCAAGGAAAATGCAGCTGGAACTGAAAATGCTGAGCAAAGTGCAGAAACAAAAGGAGCAGAGGATGGCAGCTCTGTATCTACAGTCGCTTCAGATGAAGTGTTTGAAGAAATGCGCCTGCAACTTGATGAACAGCGCAGCAAGGAAGAAGAACAGCTGACAGAGACAATTTCAGAGGCAAAAACAGCAGAAGAGAAAAGTGCAGCTCAAGACAAAATTGATGAAATAAGAACACTTTCCGATAATGAAAAAATGGTGGAAACACTGATAAAAGCAGAAAATTATGAGGATGTACTTGTCCGCACTGTTGACGGCAAAGTTAATGTCACTGTAAAAGCAGAAGAGCTTTCTGCAGAAGCTGCAAATGATATTGTTCAGTTAGTAAGAGAAAACTTAAATCAGCCGAACGCATTTGTAGCAGTTACATTCGATCCAAAATAA
- the spoIIIAG gene encoding stage III sporulation protein AG — MGKDNENDHEKDKTQGPITFLKKLMSGNNNKKQNKAQYLIIVVLFGAGIMLLSNMFFKNDNSDVSAFSQNAENTSEQAEEVFGQKSSGSSDITDYEKLYTEKIKEAVNSMAGVKDAVVYVNIDGSEKKVYEKNQTTSSQTTEEEDPQGGKRTVEENSSEETLVTVPNGDKQVPIVVETKKPTIRGVLVIAKGAENIKVKSMIVEAVTRALDVPSHRVSVQAKQN, encoded by the coding sequence ATGGGAAAAGACAATGAAAATGACCACGAAAAGGACAAGACGCAAGGCCCGATCACCTTTTTGAAAAAGCTGATGTCTGGCAATAACAACAAGAAGCAAAACAAGGCTCAATACTTGATAATAGTCGTCCTGTTTGGAGCGGGAATCATGCTTTTAAGCAATATGTTCTTTAAAAACGACAACTCCGATGTATCTGCATTCAGCCAGAATGCGGAAAACACGTCCGAGCAGGCTGAAGAAGTTTTCGGACAGAAATCAAGCGGTTCATCTGATATTACTGATTACGAGAAACTATATACAGAAAAGATCAAAGAGGCAGTCAATTCAATGGCTGGCGTGAAAGACGCCGTTGTTTATGTGAACATTGATGGCTCTGAGAAAAAGGTATATGAGAAAAATCAGACAACTTCAAGTCAAACAACTGAAGAGGAAGACCCGCAGGGCGGGAAACGAACTGTGGAGGAAAACTCTTCAGAAGAGACGCTCGTTACTGTACCAAATGGAGATAAACAAGTTCCGATTGTGGTGGAAACAAAGAAGCCGACTATTAGAGGTGTTCTCGTCATCGCAAAAGGAGCTGAAAATATAAAAGTAAAAAGCATGATAGTCGAGGCTGTAACAAGGGCTTTAGATGTCCCAAGCCATCGGGTATCTGTTCAAGCAAAACAAAACTAA
- the spoIIIAF gene encoding stage III sporulation protein AF, translating to MNISYITEWVTNIILFVLLATVIDMLLPNSTFQKYAKLVCGLLLITVILTPVFKLVSGDFEQVLKAATINLPEEKNIENSIESQKKEIQASLDEYTLEKMAVQLKEDANKELIADYGVEIDSIKLSLNDQTEQSFPENLDKLVLVLKEADENNQGAVEAVSPVSIDTQQPLLASSDKEQVDNADIVSFLSGKWDVPQDSIDILAKGGE from the coding sequence GTGAATATCAGTTATATAACAGAATGGGTCACCAATATAATTCTTTTTGTACTGCTTGCAACAGTCATCGATATGCTGCTGCCGAATTCAACATTTCAGAAATATGCGAAGCTCGTTTGCGGTCTGCTGTTGATCACGGTTATCTTAACACCTGTGTTCAAGCTTGTTTCCGGTGACTTTGAACAAGTGCTCAAAGCAGCTACTATCAATCTTCCAGAAGAAAAAAATATAGAAAATTCGATAGAATCGCAAAAAAAAGAAATACAAGCATCACTTGATGAATATACATTAGAAAAAATGGCTGTCCAACTGAAGGAGGATGCCAACAAGGAGTTGATAGCAGATTACGGTGTCGAAATCGATTCGATTAAACTATCGCTGAATGACCAAACAGAGCAAAGCTTTCCAGAGAATTTAGACAAACTTGTCCTCGTCTTGAAAGAGGCAGACGAAAACAATCAGGGGGCAGTGGAAGCAGTCAGCCCAGTATCTATTGACACACAGCAACCCCTTCTTGCAAGCAGTGACAAGGAACAAGTAGATAATGCAGATATTGTTTCATTTCTATCGGGAAAATGGGATGTACCACAAGATAGCATTGACATCCTAGCTAAAGGAGGGGAATAG
- the spoIIIAE gene encoding stage III sporulation protein AE, with translation MKTKLKVALLFLFTFFFVFNPVVQAAPQEATEEEPTEQNAALSAEEVVQTQIDSLDLSELKGFWESITSEYGGYLPEIQKGSLYDFLKGEKDFDYSMFFSGLVKFIFHEVVVNGKLLGSLILLTVFSMLLQMLQNSFEKSSISKVAYAIVFMVIIILALNSFHVAITYANEAIGTMTSFILALVPLLLGLMAASGGVISAAFFHPVILFLMNTSGMLISYIVLPLLFLATLLHIVSSLSEQYKVTQLGNLLRNISIGILGLFLTIFLGVISVQGISTAVTDGVTLRTAKFVAGNFIPVIGRMFTDTADTVISASLLLKNTVGIAGVAILLLIVAFPALKILVISIIYKFAAALLQPLGGGPVINCLDIISKSVLYVFAALAIVSFMFFLSLTVIIAASNVTMMMK, from the coding sequence AGAAGAACCAACTGAGCAAAATGCAGCATTAAGCGCGGAAGAGGTCGTTCAAACTCAAATAGATAGCTTGGACTTATCCGAATTAAAAGGTTTCTGGGAAAGTATCACATCCGAGTATGGAGGGTATTTGCCAGAGATTCAGAAAGGGAGTCTATATGATTTTCTTAAAGGAGAAAAAGATTTTGATTACAGCATGTTTTTCTCTGGATTAGTTAAGTTTATTTTTCATGAAGTTGTCGTGAATGGCAAGCTCCTTGGTTCTCTTATTCTATTAACTGTTTTCAGCATGCTGTTGCAAATGCTCCAAAATTCATTTGAAAAGAGCTCCATCAGCAAGGTTGCTTATGCGATTGTATTTATGGTGATTATCATACTAGCATTGAACAGCTTTCATGTAGCTATAACATATGCCAATGAGGCGATTGGCACGATGACAAGCTTTATCCTTGCTTTGGTTCCGCTCCTGCTGGGATTGATGGCAGCATCTGGAGGAGTAATTTCAGCGGCGTTTTTTCATCCGGTAATTCTGTTTCTTATGAATACAAGCGGTATGCTGATCTCCTATATTGTGCTGCCCTTGCTGTTTTTAGCTACCTTGCTGCATATTGTCAGCAGTTTGTCAGAGCAGTATAAAGTCACACAGCTAGGTAATTTGTTGCGCAATATCTCTATCGGAATTCTTGGGTTATTCCTAACAATATTCTTAGGTGTTATATCTGTTCAAGGGATATCAACTGCTGTTACGGACGGGGTTACATTGCGAACAGCGAAATTTGTGGCAGGCAATTTCATTCCAGTCATCGGCAGAATGTTCACAGACACAGCAGATACAGTTATTAGCGCATCCCTTTTGCTTAAAAACACAGTTGGGATTGCAGGTGTTGCCATTCTGCTGTTAATCGTTGCTTTTCCTGCATTGAAAATTCTAGTGATTTCCATCATTTATAAATTTGCCGCAGCACTTCTTCAGCCACTTGGCGGAGGTCCTGTCATCAACTGTCTAGATATTATCAGCAAAAGTGTTCTGTATGTATTTGCTGCCTTGGCGATCGTTTCCTTCATGTTCTTTTTAAGTCTTACAGTCATTATCGCTGCAAGCAATGTGACGATGATGATGAAATAA